One Pararhizobium sp. IMCC3301 DNA segment encodes these proteins:
- a CDS encoding VUT family protein has product MNASSLFQPKLLVAIAAMVGVVLASNYLVQFPVDLVVAGFSLADLFTWGAFSYPLAFLVTDLTNRRFGASRARVVVLSGFALAVLLSLWLATPRIAIASGSAFLIAQLLDVSLFNRLRFSSVWWKAPVVSSVTASVVDTALFFTLAFAAGLSVLGPNDGFAIETAPLFAFGVEAPRWMSWALGDLAVKVLAVAFLLVPYRLLTGFIREAGSPKPGEAAA; this is encoded by the coding sequence ATGAACGCCTCATCCCTTTTCCAGCCCAAGCTTCTTGTGGCCATCGCCGCCATGGTCGGCGTGGTGCTGGCCTCCAATTATCTGGTGCAGTTTCCAGTTGATCTGGTTGTCGCCGGATTTAGCCTGGCAGATCTGTTTACCTGGGGGGCGTTTAGCTATCCATTGGCGTTTCTGGTGACGGATCTTACCAACCGCCGGTTTGGAGCAAGCCGGGCACGAGTCGTGGTGCTGAGTGGCTTTGCACTGGCCGTTCTCCTGTCGCTGTGGCTTGCCACGCCGCGCATTGCCATCGCATCTGGATCCGCGTTTCTGATTGCGCAGCTGCTCGATGTGTCTTTGTTCAATCGTCTGCGTTTCAGCAGTGTATGGTGGAAGGCGCCGGTGGTGTCTTCGGTCACTGCGTCGGTGGTCGATACGGCATTGTTTTTCACTCTGGCATTTGCCGCAGGGCTGTCGGTCCTTGGACCCAATGACGGATTTGCTATCGAGACCGCACCCTTGTTTGCTTTCGGTGTCGAGGCACCGCGCTGGATGTCGTGGGCGCTGGGCGATCTGGCAGTCAAGGTGCTGGCTGTCGCGTTCCTGCTGGTACCGTATCGCCTGTTGACGGGCTTTATCCGCGAGGCTG
- the rpmB gene encoding 50S ribosomal protein L28, translating to MARRCDLTGKAVLTGNNVSHAKNRSRRRFLPNLCDVSLTSEVLGQQIKLRVSASALRTVEHRGGLDAFLAKAKDEDLSSEALRVKKLVAKKQPAAA from the coding sequence ACGACGCTGCGACTTGACCGGTAAAGCGGTTCTGACAGGAAACAATGTAAGCCATGCGAAGAATCGTTCGCGGCGGCGTTTTTTGCCGAATCTGTGTGATGTTTCCCTAACAAGTGAAGTTCTTGGTCAACAGATCAAATTGCGGGTTTCCGCTTCTGCGCTGCGCACAGTAGAGCATCGCGGTGGCCTCGACGCATTTCTGGCAAAGGCCAAGGATGAAGATCTGTCATCGGAAGCGCTCCGGGTCAAAAAGCTGGTTGCCAAAAAACAGCCCGCTGCTGCTTGA